The window caccctctcagggctgggtgtctcaggctctatcagatcctcctctccaccctctcagggctgggtgtctcaggctctatcagatcctcctctccaccctctcagggctgggcgtctcaggctctatcagatcctcctctcccccctctcagggctgggtgtctcaggctctatcagatcctcctctcccccctctcagggcaggttgtctcaggctctatcagatcctcctctccaccctctcagggctgggtgtctcaggctctatcagatcctcctctccaccctctcagggctgggtgtctcaggctctatcagatcctcctctccaccctctcagggctgggcgtctcaggctccatcagatcctcttctccaccctctcagggctgggcgtctcaggctctatcagatcctcctctccaccctctcagggctgggcttctcagactctatcagatcctcctctacaCCCTTTctgggctgggtgtctcaggctctatcagatcctcctctacaCCCTTTCTGGGCAGGGCACTGCAGCccacctggtgttcaaccttagGCCAAGTCCTCCCACGTCACCCCACTCatccgcacactccactggcttccagtcgaagctcgcatccgctacaagaccatgcctacggagcagcaagaggagCTACCCCTCCCTACTTTCAGGCTCAAGCCCTACACCCCAACGAGAGCACTCCGTTCCGCCAACTTAGGTCCTTGTGGGAAAGCTTcctgcccatcttccaaaaatatctgaaactctATATCTTCAAATAGTATCTTAAATAATCACCCAGAGTTGTACTATAGTTGAAACCACAtgatatcctgtctgtctgtctgtctgtctgtctgtctgtctgtctgtctgtctgtctgtctgtcacccagAGATTTACTATAATGGTAACATGatatcttctttctctctctccccctccctccgtccgtccgtccgtccgtccgtctgcctGTCTTTTATCCAGTGATGTACGCCATGGAGATCAACGTGGagaaggacagaaagacaggggacACCAGGATCCTGTCAGCGTCTGCAGTCAGCCCTGATGAAGTGCCTGACTGCGGGGTCAAGGTTTTCGACGACGGCCGGAATGTTGTCTACGAGGTCCGCTCGGGGGGGTCCTCTACCCTGGACAATGGGGTTCACCGCTGGAGCTCCCAACAGGTGGATGAGCTGATGAAGCGGGTGGGCGACCAGCGGCTGTGCTCAGGAGGCAAGGCTAAGGTCACTGTCAACCCCGCCGACGCTGATGACCCCAAAATCTCCCCAGGTCCATTGACCACTCCGCTGACCTCCTACCAACTACACCTACACTACCCCCCAGCGGTCCCTAGCTCTGCCACCACGGCCCACAAGATGCCCCAGCCCCACGCCCCTATCACCACCCCAGCCTCCACCCTGCCGGGAGGTGATATACGAGGTGAGGTGACGAAGGCTCCCCAGGCTACGGCAGAGAAGCCGATCACGATGATCTTCAATCATAATGTAGATGACCAGGATGAGACCAAGAGGCTGCTGGGATTCAACGGCACGATCAAGGCTGAGATCGTCCTGATTGATGAGGACGATGAGAAGTCGCTACGGGAGAAAACGGTGACAGACGGTTACTCCACCATGGACGGCAACGCCGCCGACCTGGTGTCCGGCGCCCGGCCGCTCAGCGACACCACCGGAACTGTCGTCGGAGGAAGGACGAGAGCTCTGCCACGGCCACCAAGGAACTCCCTCCCCAGCAGGTATAGAGAAGAAGAGCGCTGCCACTGCTGTACTATCATGTGACCTCATTACTTTAACTACACTACCCACAACTCTCTGTTACTCTTGGGACTGCAGGGAGGAGGAGCTCATTGGTTAATCAAGGCTCtgatctccctcctcccctaaaccctcctcctcctcctcctattcctcctcacGGCTACTAACAGAACCCTCTGACGCCTGGAACTTGGCTGCATTGACATAATTCTTTTTAACTTTGACCTTTGACCCACCTTTGTGAGCCTGTGTCTGACCCTTATCCTGACAATGCCcccctgtcactctgtcactcccTTCAGTAGGACAACGGTGGAAGTTGCCCCGAATAAAGGGTCAGTTTTGATTTTTACGACTACAGATGAAGGTCAGGATTGGAtgaggaagctgatcctagatctgtacctagaggAAACTTCACCCCAGAGCAAGGACAACACACCACCATTCCAACCAGAGGAGCACAGTGTTTGGGTTGGATTGGGCTTGCCACTAGTTTCATTGTATTCACAATACATTTGGTCTGTAAGAAATAGGTTATAACACAATCCTTTAAAACCTGACCAAGGAATGTTTGGTATTAAAGACCTGGATCAGATGACTCTCTATCTGGCACTCTGAAAAACAACAGAAAGTAGACCTGCACAAACAGAGATATAGTATGTTACAGTATAGATTGATACCCATCTGTCGAGTTGCCTTATTCAAGCAAAGAcatctgactgactggatggaCTACAGACTAGGGGCCCATCCCAAactgcaccttattccctatgtaacacagtgcttttgaccagagccttgagGGTAGAGAGGCCCTGACCTTGATACAACACCAAATATGTTTTATGTGAGGATTTGtgtaaacgtagtgcactatatagggaatagggctctggtctaaagtagtgcactatatagggaatagggctctggtctaaagtagtgcattatataggggaatagggctctggtctaaagtagtgcactatatagggaatagggctctggtctaaagtagtgcattatatagggaatagggcctggtctaaggtagtgcatatagggaatagggctctggtctaaagtagtgcattatatagggaatagggcctggtctaaagtagtgcactatatagggaatagggctctggtctaaagtagtgcattatatagggaatagggcctggtctaaagtagtgcactatatagggaatagggctctggtctaaagtagtgcattatgtagggaatagggctctgatctaaagtagtgcactacatagggaatagggctctggtctaaagtagtgcattatatagggaatagggcctggtctaaagtagtgcactatatagggaatagggctctggtctaaagtagtgcattatatagggaatagggcctggtctaaagtagtgcactatatagggaatagggctctggtctaaagtagtgcattatatagggaatagggctctggtctaaagtagtgcactatatagggaatagggctctggtctaaagtagtgcactatatagggaatagggtgccatttgggatatatCCTGAGAAGGGCTACTTATGACCTTCGTCTATACTGTGAAACATGAACAGTTATCATAATTAACGATAGGCACTGTACAAAGCTCCTCACCCGAACCATGtcagagtacaggagggaactctACCAAGGTTTCAGAGTATAGGAGGGAACACTACCAGGGTATCAGAGTACAGGAGGAACAACCAGAGTATGGGATTGAATTTTACCAGGGTTTCAGAGTATAGGAGGGAACACTACCAGGGTAtcagagtacaggagggaactaccAGGGTATCAGAGTATAGGAGGGAACACTACCAGGGTAtcagagtacaggagggaactaccAGAGTATAGGAGGGAACTACCAGAGTATAGGAGGGAACTACCAGGGTTTCAGAGTATAGGAGCGAACTCTACCAGGGTAtcagagtacaggagggaactaccAGAGTATAGGAGGGAACAACCAGAGTATAGGAGGGAACTACCAGGGTTTCAGAGTATAGGAGGGAACTCTACCAGGGTTtcagagtacaggagggaacactaccagggtatcagagtacaggagggaacaaCCAGAGTCTGGGATTGAATTTTACCAGGGTTTCAGAGTATAGGAGGGAACACTACCAGGGTGTCAGAGTATAGGAGGGAACTACCAGGGTTtcagagtacaggagggaactaccAGAGTATAGGAGGGAACTACCAGGGTTtcagagtacaggagggaactaccAGGGTTtcagagtacaggagggaacactaccagggtatcagagtacaggagggaactaccAGAGTATAGGAGGGAACTACCAGGGTTTCAGAGTATAGGAGGGAACTCTACCAGGGTATCAGAGTACAGGGAGGGAACAACCAGAGTATAGGAGGGAACTACCAGAGTATCAGAGTATAGGAGGGAACACTACCAGGGTTTCAGAGTACAGGAGGAACACTACCAGGGTAtcagagtacaggagggaacaaCCAGAGTCTGGGATTGAATTTTACCAGGGTTTCAGAGTATAGGAGGGAACACTACCAGGGTATCAGAGTATAGGAGGGAACACTACCAGGGTATCAGAGTATAGGAGGAACTCTACCAGGGTATCAGAGTACAGGAGAGTACTGCCAGGGTATCAGAGTACAGGGAACAACCAGAGTATGGGATTGAATTTTACCAGGGTTTCAGAGTATAGGAGGGAACACTACCAGGGTGTCAGAGTATAGGAGGGAACACTACCAGGGTAtcagagtacaggagggaactaccAGGGTTTCAGAGTATAGGAGGGAACAACCAGAGTATAGGAGGGAACTACCAGAGTATAGGAGGGAACTACCAGAGTATAGGAGGGAACTACCAGGGTATCAGAGTATAGGAGGGAACTCTACCAGGGTAtcagagtacaggagggaactaccAGAGTATAGGAGGGAACTACCAGAGTATAGGAGGGAACTACCAGGGTTTCAGAGTATATGAGAGTACTACCAGGGTTTCAGAGTATAGGAGGGAACAACCAGAGTATGGGATTGAATTTTACCAGGGTTTCAGAGTATAGGAGGGAACACTACCAGGGTAtcagagtacaggagggaacacTACCAGGCTATCAGAGTATAGGAGGGAACAACCAGAGTATGGGATTGAATTTTACCAGGGTTTCAGAGTATAGGAGGGAACACTACCAGGGTGTCAGGAGTACAGAGGGAACACTACCAGGAGGAAACTACCAGGGTTtcagagtacaggagggaacacTACCAGGGTATCAGAGTACAGGAGGAACTACCAGGGTTTCAGAGTATAGGAGGGAACTACCAGGGTTtcagagtacaggagggaaccTCATTATGATATTAGATTTACTGTATTTGAATGTTTTTGCTTTTTGAACAAAATGTATTGAAAGGCCATTGAAAGGACTTATGAAACCACAGATCTCCTCAATGCAGAACATGTCAGTGTTACGACTCAACTCAGATCAGCAGCTGGTTTTCAGGTTACTGACATGCTCTATATTTTTATATCActctttgtctctgtgttctctctctctctctctctctctctgtctctctgtctctaatcaATATTCTCActtctcaatctttctctctgtgttgtctctctctctctatctgtgtcctcctatctctcactctctctctgtctctgtgttgtctctctctctctctccatatctgtgtcctccctatctctcactctctctccctatctctctctgtctctgtgttgtctctctttctctc is drawn from Oncorhynchus masou masou isolate Uvic2021 unplaced genomic scaffold, UVic_Omas_1.1 unplaced_scaffold_2935, whole genome shotgun sequence and contains these coding sequences:
- the LOC135534035 gene encoding paralemmin-1-like, which produces MYAMEINVEKDRKTGDTRILSASAVSPDEVPDCGVKVFDDGRNVVYEVRSGGSSTLDNGVHRWSSQQVDELMKRVGDQRLCSGGKAKVTVNPADADDPKISPGPLTTPLTSYQLHLHYPPAVPSSATTAHKMPQPHAPITTPASTLPGGDIRGEVTKAPQATAEKPITMIFNHNVDDQDETKRLLGFNGTIKAEIVLIDEDDEKSLREKTVTDGYSTMDGNAADLVSGARPLSDTTGTVVGGRTRALPRPPRNSLPSRYREEERCHCCTIM